One window of the Rubrobacter naiadicus genome contains the following:
- a CDS encoding GGDEF domain-containing protein: MPERDPAGALIRRSRTWSQAADEGELFRAASSVLREVFGVDTGYFVYRRGSILGEPAGPLQVYEPWGVLSGRREEIARRVVRQDETPGALSGLSERWMDLSEVPPEVRSDWERWGVEQGGSWALTFRGERVGAMVLRRARRAQDDDGDLVSLCAVQTSLVLELISARRAAEEASERDFLTGLWNRRGFLERIAGTTSGGHPALLIGVVDLDNLKETNDELGHPEGDRLLRKTARLLREHLGGSGIACRWGGDEFVILQSAAAPGSPHHAARRLEEHLAAGGVTASAGIAVWGEDGTSWEECYAAADRRLYARKMARQPG, encoded by the coding sequence ATGCCGGAGCGGGATCCGGCGGGCGCGCTGATCCGACGCTCCCGCACCTGGTCGCAGGCGGCCGACGAGGGAGAGCTCTTCCGGGCCGCCTCCAGCGTGCTAAGAGAGGTCTTCGGCGTGGATACCGGCTACTTCGTCTACCGCCGGGGATCGATCCTGGGCGAACCGGCGGGCCCTCTGCAGGTGTACGAGCCGTGGGGGGTGCTCTCGGGGAGGCGCGAGGAGATCGCACGCCGGGTGGTCCGGCAGGATGAAACCCCGGGGGCGCTCTCCGGGTTGAGCGAGCGCTGGATGGACCTCTCCGAGGTCCCGCCGGAGGTACGCTCCGACTGGGAGCGCTGGGGCGTGGAACAGGGAGGTTCCTGGGCGCTCACCTTCCGCGGGGAGCGCGTGGGGGCGATGGTGCTGCGCCGCGCCCGGCGCGCACAGGACGACGACGGGGATCTGGTATCCCTGTGCGCGGTGCAGACCTCGCTGGTTCTGGAGCTCATCTCCGCCCGCCGGGCCGCGGAGGAGGCGAGCGAGCGGGACTTCCTGACCGGGCTGTGGAACCGGCGGGGGTTTCTGGAACGGATCGCCGGGACCACCTCCGGCGGCCACCCCGCCCTGCTCATCGGGGTCGTCGACCTGGACAACCTCAAGGAGACCAACGACGAGCTAGGCCACCCGGAGGGAGACCGCCTGTTGCGGAAGACGGCTCGCCTGCTGCGCGAGCACCTCGGCGGCAGCGGGATCGCCTGCCGGTGGGGTGGGGACGAGTTCGTGATCCTGCAGAGCGCGGCCGCACCGGGCAGCCCGCACCACGCGGCGCGTCGGCTGGAGGAACATCTCGCCGCCGGCGGGGTGACGGCCAGCGCCGGGATCGCAGTCTGGGGTGAGGACGGAACGAGCTGGGAGGAGTGTTACGCCGCCGCCGACCGCAGGCTCTACGCGCGCAAGATGGCCCGGCAGCCCGGCTGA
- the proS gene encoding proline--tRNA ligase produces the protein MAEVVERLTKKSEDSSRWYLDVIRMARLADYGPVRGTFAIRPYGYAIWERMQRDLDDRFKATGHTNAYFPLFIPESYLKKEAEHVEGFNPEVAWVTRAGSEDLEEPIAVRPTSETIICDFYRKWIDSYRDLPILINQWSNFVRWEKVTRPFLRTTEVLWQEGHTVHATAEEAREEALRMLGVYRDFYAETAAIPVLTGAKSPSERFAGAVETFTCEALMGDGRALQAATSHDLGQNFARAFDITFLDENQERVYPYQTSWGFSTRAVGALILVHGDDRGLKLPPRLAPTQAVIVPIYRGKSKGAVLEETRKLLSELEGSGLRVEADLDEEHSPGWKFNEHEVRGVPVRIELGPKDIEKDQVVLVRRDTGEKEFAGRRGLTRRLPELLEEIQENMLRQARSFLEENTRHVESYEQMKETIAEKRGFVVAPWDGTEETEQRIKEETKATIRLLPFEREEGKDPVSGRPGKTAVFARAY, from the coding sequence ATGGCCGAAGTCGTCGAGAGGCTCACCAAGAAGAGCGAAGACTCCAGCCGCTGGTATCTGGACGTGATCCGGATGGCCCGGCTCGCCGATTACGGCCCGGTGCGCGGAACCTTCGCGATAAGACCCTACGGGTACGCGATCTGGGAGAGGATGCAGCGGGATCTCGACGACCGCTTCAAGGCGACCGGCCACACCAACGCCTACTTCCCGCTGTTCATCCCCGAGAGCTACCTGAAGAAGGAGGCCGAGCACGTCGAAGGATTCAACCCCGAGGTGGCCTGGGTGACCCGGGCCGGGAGCGAAGATCTCGAGGAACCCATCGCCGTCCGCCCGACCTCCGAGACGATAATCTGCGACTTCTACCGCAAATGGATCGACTCCTACCGCGACCTGCCCATCCTGATAAACCAGTGGTCCAACTTCGTGCGCTGGGAGAAGGTGACCCGGCCCTTCCTGCGAACTACGGAGGTTCTCTGGCAGGAGGGCCACACGGTGCACGCCACCGCGGAGGAAGCCCGCGAGGAGGCCCTGCGGATGCTCGGGGTCTACAGGGACTTCTACGCCGAGACCGCGGCCATCCCGGTACTCACCGGGGCGAAGAGCCCCTCGGAGCGCTTCGCCGGGGCCGTCGAGACGTTCACCTGCGAGGCGCTGATGGGCGACGGGCGGGCGCTGCAGGCCGCCACCAGCCACGACCTCGGGCAGAACTTCGCGAGGGCGTTCGACATCACCTTCCTGGACGAGAACCAGGAGCGGGTCTACCCCTACCAGACCTCGTGGGGCTTCTCCACCCGGGCGGTCGGGGCGCTCATCCTGGTCCACGGCGACGACCGGGGGCTGAAGCTCCCGCCGCGCCTGGCCCCCACCCAGGCGGTCATCGTCCCGATCTACCGGGGCAAGAGCAAGGGAGCGGTGCTCGAAGAGACGCGGAAGCTCCTCTCGGAGCTCGAGGGCTCCGGCCTGAGGGTCGAGGCCGACCTGGACGAGGAGCACTCCCCCGGCTGGAAGTTCAACGAGCACGAGGTACGGGGGGTGCCGGTGCGCATCGAGCTCGGGCCGAAGGACATCGAGAAGGACCAGGTCGTCCTGGTGCGCCGCGACACCGGCGAGAAGGAGTTCGCGGGCCGCAGAGGGCTGACGCGGCGGCTGCCGGAGCTCCTGGAGGAGATCCAGGAGAACATGCTGCGTCAGGCGCGCTCGTTCCTCGAGGAGAACACCCGCCACGTCGAGAGCTACGAGCAGATGAAGGAGACCATCGCCGAGAAGCGCGGCTTCGTCGTCGCTCCGTGGGACGGCACCGAAGAGACCGAGCAGCGGATAAAGGAGGAGACGAAGGCGACGATCCGCCTCCTGCCCTTCGAGCGGGAGGAGGGCAAAGACCCGGTCTCCGGCCGGCCGGGGAAGACAGCTGTCTTCGCCCGGGCCTACTAG
- a CDS encoding beta-ketoacyl-[acyl-carrier-protein] synthase family protein produces the protein MHNGRPAAYITGIGVVSPVGVGREDFWKALLAGESGVGPITLFDASDFAVRIAAECRSFDPRDFMDRKVVQRTDRFTHFGLAASKLALDDAGAWGELESNPERVGLVLGSGIGGVASMEETQRTMDTKGPTRVNPFAVTKIMPNAAAAHVAIQYGVQGPSASPALACACGTDALGFGFDLIRRGDADMVLCGGTEAVITPVFLAGFISMRAMSDLNDDPEGACRPYDRDHRGFVLGEGAAVFVLESEESAARRGADPYAKVTGVGRTTDAYSTVDPDREGRGILRAMQLALERAGVEGGRVGYINPHGAGTPAGDGPESRAMYQINPNAMVSATKSTLGHAMGATGAIEASVCALALKERTVPPMRNLEELAPDCAKLDYVVDEPREAPDLEVALCANLGVGGHNAAVVLERV, from the coding sequence ATGCACAACGGTCGTCCGGCGGCGTACATAACGGGAATAGGTGTCGTGAGCCCGGTCGGCGTGGGGCGTGAGGACTTCTGGAAGGCCCTGCTCGCGGGCGAGAGCGGGGTCGGTCCGATCACGCTCTTCGACGCCTCGGATTTCGCCGTGAGGATCGCCGCCGAGTGCCGCTCCTTCGACCCGAGGGACTTCATGGACCGCAAGGTGGTGCAGAGGACCGACCGCTTCACCCACTTCGGTCTCGCGGCCTCGAAGCTCGCGCTGGACGACGCCGGGGCCTGGGGGGAGCTCGAGAGCAACCCCGAGCGGGTCGGGCTGGTCCTCGGCAGCGGCATCGGCGGGGTGGCGAGCATGGAGGAGACCCAGCGCACGATGGACACCAAGGGTCCCACCCGGGTCAACCCGTTCGCGGTCACCAAGATCATGCCGAACGCCGCGGCGGCGCACGTCGCGATCCAGTACGGCGTGCAGGGACCCTCAGCCTCCCCGGCGCTCGCCTGCGCCTGCGGCACCGACGCCCTGGGCTTCGGGTTCGACCTGATCCGACGCGGGGACGCGGACATGGTGCTCTGCGGCGGCACCGAGGCCGTGATAACGCCGGTCTTCCTGGCGGGGTTCATCTCGATGCGGGCGATGAGCGACCTCAACGACGACCCCGAGGGGGCCTGCCGGCCCTACGACCGCGACCACCGGGGGTTCGTGCTCGGGGAGGGGGCGGCGGTCTTCGTCCTGGAGAGCGAGGAGTCCGCCGCGCGCCGCGGCGCCGACCCCTACGCGAAGGTAACCGGGGTCGGGCGCACCACGGACGCCTACAGCACCGTCGACCCGGACAGGGAGGGGCGCGGGATCCTGCGGGCGATGCAGCTCGCGCTGGAACGGGCCGGGGTCGAGGGCGGGCGCGTCGGGTACATCAACCCCCACGGTGCGGGCACCCCGGCCGGCGACGGCCCCGAGTCGCGCGCGATGTACCAGATCAACCCGAACGCCATGGTCTCGGCGACGAAGTCGACGCTGGGGCACGCGATGGGGGCGACGGGCGCGATAGAGGCCTCGGTGTGCGCGCTCGCGCTCAAGGAGAGGACGGTCCCGCCGATGCGCAACCTCGAAGAGCTCGCCCCCGACTGCGCGAAGCTCGACTACGTCGTGGACGAGCCGCGAGAGGCCCCCGACCTCGAGGTCGCCCTCTGCGCCAACCTCGGCGTCGGCGGACACAACGCGGCGGTCGTGCTGGAGAGGGTGTAG
- a CDS encoding peroxiredoxin: MAGGYEHLPEDLPVPEDDGACDHLPGARVPSLALPATSGERVDLSSLPGTTVVYCYPMTGRPGAPLPEGWDSIPGARGCTPESCGFRDHHDEILALGARVFGLSTQDTDYQQEAKERLALPFELLSDEGLGFCRALGLPTFEVEGMVLIKRLTLVVRDGSVEHVFYPVFPPDAHAGEVVRWLSGRGAVKQ; encoded by the coding sequence GTGGCGGGCGGCTACGAGCATCTGCCGGAGGACCTGCCCGTCCCCGAAGACGACGGCGCCTGCGACCACCTCCCCGGTGCGCGGGTGCCGTCCCTCGCCCTTCCGGCCACCTCCGGGGAGAGGGTCGATCTCTCCTCGCTCCCGGGAACGACCGTCGTCTACTGTTACCCGATGACCGGACGCCCCGGCGCGCCGCTGCCCGAGGGGTGGGACAGTATCCCGGGCGCCCGCGGCTGCACCCCGGAGTCCTGCGGTTTCCGCGACCACCACGATGAGATCCTGGCCCTCGGGGCCCGCGTCTTCGGCCTGAGCACCCAGGACACCGACTACCAGCAGGAGGCGAAGGAGAGGCTCGCCCTGCCGTTCGAACTTTTGAGCGACGAGGGGCTGGGCTTCTGCCGCGCGCTCGGGCTCCCGACCTTCGAGGTGGAGGGGATGGTCCTTATAAAGCGTCTCACCCTCGTGGTGCGCGACGGCAGCGTCGAGCACGTCTTCTACCCGGTCTTCCCGCCGGACGCCCACGCGGGGGAGGTCGTGCGCTGGCTCTCAGGACGTGGTGCGGTAAAACAGTGA
- the serS gene encoding serine--tRNA ligase: MLDLRYIRENAPAVKENCRNRGVEADVDLVVELAGRRSKLITDLNELRQNQNQLAKCIGRERDPAARERLIEESRALKDEIPRREQELAEVEERLREEQLKIPNMTHPDAPIGKDDTENVEISRWGEPKEFDFEPKDHVEIGESLGIIDFEAGAKTTGSKFYFLRGEAVLLELALVRYALDVLVARGFEPAITPDLARDEALVGTGFIPRGPETQIYSVEDTDLSLIATAEITLAAQLQDEIVEEGDLPLRFAGLSHCFRTEAGSHGRASRGLYRVHQFTKVEMFAFTTPEGSEEMHREMLATEEEIFRNLEIPYRVVDICTGDLGGAAYRKYDVEAWMPGRGDYGEVTSTSNTTDYQARRLRIRYRPDGGSPRLLHTLNGTAIAVSRALIALLENHQQPDGSVVLPEKLVPYAGFERIGMK; the protein is encoded by the coding sequence ATGTTGGATCTCAGATACATCCGCGAGAACGCACCGGCGGTGAAAGAGAACTGCAGGAACCGGGGCGTCGAGGCAGACGTGGACCTCGTCGTCGAGCTCGCCGGGCGGCGCTCGAAGCTCATAACCGATCTGAACGAGTTGAGACAGAACCAGAACCAGCTCGCCAAGTGCATCGGCAGGGAGAGAGACCCCGCAGCCCGAGAGAGGCTCATAGAGGAGTCGCGCGCCCTGAAGGACGAGATCCCGAGGAGGGAGCAGGAGCTGGCGGAGGTCGAGGAGAGGCTGCGCGAGGAGCAGCTCAAGATCCCGAACATGACCCACCCCGACGCCCCCATCGGGAAGGACGACACCGAGAACGTCGAGATCAGCCGCTGGGGCGAACCGAAGGAGTTCGACTTCGAGCCGAAGGACCACGTCGAGATCGGGGAGTCCTTGGGGATCATCGACTTCGAGGCCGGAGCGAAGACGACCGGCAGCAAGTTCTACTTCCTGCGCGGCGAGGCGGTCCTGCTCGAGCTCGCGCTCGTGCGCTACGCGCTGGATGTGCTCGTGGCGCGCGGCTTCGAGCCCGCCATAACCCCGGATCTGGCCCGCGACGAGGCGCTCGTCGGGACCGGCTTCATCCCGCGCGGGCCGGAGACCCAGATCTACTCGGTCGAGGACACCGACCTCTCGCTCATCGCGACCGCCGAGATAACCCTCGCCGCCCAGCTTCAGGACGAGATCGTCGAGGAGGGGGATCTCCCGCTGCGCTTCGCCGGGCTCTCGCACTGCTTCCGCACCGAGGCCGGCTCCCACGGCCGGGCGAGCCGGGGCCTCTACCGGGTGCACCAGTTCACCAAGGTCGAGATGTTCGCGTTCACCACGCCCGAGGGCTCGGAGGAGATGCACCGCGAGATGCTCGCAACGGAGGAGGAGATCTTCCGCAACCTCGAGATCCCCTACCGGGTGGTGGACATCTGCACCGGGGATCTCGGCGGGGCCGCCTACCGGAAGTACGACGTCGAGGCCTGGATGCCTGGCCGGGGCGACTACGGCGAGGTCACCAGCACCTCGAACACCACCGACTACCAGGCACGCCGGCTGCGGATCCGCTACCGCCCCGATGGGGGGTCCCCCAGGCTCCTGCACACCCTGAACGGCACCGCGATAGCGGTCAGCCGCGCCCTGATCGCGCTGCTCGAGAACCACCAGCAGCCGGACGGCTCGGTGGTGCTCCCGGAGAAGCTCGTCCCCTACGCAGGCTTCGAGCGCATAGGGATGAAGTAG
- the larE gene encoding ATP-dependent sacrificial sulfur transferase LarE, with protein sequence MPDHDFSPQELERRLQQLEGIVRPHGSALVAFSGGVDSSLALAVAARALPKERVLAVTSDNETYLPSELEEARRFVASLGVEHVIINTRELDDPNYASNPTNRCYFCKSTLYTDLKKIAEERGYGCIVDGANADDEGDWRPGRKAARELGVLSPLSAAGMGKEEVRALARHLGLPTWDKPALACLSSRFPYGQEITPEKLAQVARAEEFLRREGFRQVRVRHHGEIARLEVGEEEMERAFAMRGEISTELKKAGFLYVALDLSGYRSGSLNEGLKRKKRSLPVLS encoded by the coding sequence GTGCCGGACCACGACTTCTCTCCCCAGGAGCTCGAGCGCAGGCTGCAGCAGCTCGAAGGGATCGTCCGTCCCCACGGGAGCGCGCTCGTCGCGTTCTCCGGCGGGGTGGACTCCTCGCTCGCGCTCGCGGTCGCCGCGCGGGCCCTCCCGAAGGAGCGGGTGCTCGCGGTCACCTCGGACAACGAGACCTACCTGCCCTCGGAGCTCGAGGAGGCCAGGCGGTTCGTCGCCTCGCTCGGGGTCGAGCACGTGATCATAAACACCCGCGAGCTCGACGACCCCAACTACGCGAGCAACCCGACCAACCGCTGCTACTTCTGCAAGAGCACGCTCTACACCGACCTGAAGAAGATCGCCGAGGAACGCGGCTACGGCTGCATCGTGGACGGCGCGAACGCCGACGACGAGGGCGACTGGCGGCCCGGAAGGAAGGCCGCCCGCGAGCTCGGGGTCCTCTCCCCGCTCTCCGCGGCCGGGATGGGCAAGGAGGAGGTGAGGGCGCTCGCGCGTCACCTCGGGCTCCCCACCTGGGACAAGCCCGCGCTCGCCTGCCTCTCGAGCCGCTTCCCGTACGGGCAGGAGATAACCCCCGAGAAGCTCGCCCAGGTGGCCCGGGCGGAGGAGTTCCTGCGCCGGGAGGGCTTCCGGCAGGTGAGGGTTCGCCACCACGGCGAGATCGCCCGCCTCGAGGTCGGCGAGGAGGAGATGGAGCGGGCCTTCGCGATGCGCGGGGAGATCTCCACGGAGCTCAAGAAGGCCGGCTTCCTCTACGTCGCGCTCGATCTCTCCGGGTACCGCTCCGGCAGCCTCAACGAAGGGCTGAAGAGGAAGAAGAGGAGCCTGCCCGTCCTCTCCTAG
- a CDS encoding UxaA family hydrolase: protein MGAYERVGFEEVGRLPDPRDNAAIAVRTLKAGTRVMCGEDEIVIRHTVLEGHRFAVRAIRSGDPLLSWGLPFGEAVRGIPPGGYLCNEKILRVLRERRVGFGLPREANFTDAPLMPYRLDEERFRPAEQVPLHPDRATFYGYRRGGGRGVGTRNYVVVLGITSRTGSFAKALERRMRAAAGGHPGLDGVVAVAHTEGGEDRTPNNLDLLLRTLAGFMVHPNVGAVLAVDEPGAPVTGEMVRRYAWQGGYPLGDVPHRFMTLDCPFETGLRRAEKIVAGWLGEVGRARRTEEPLSGLRVALQCGGSDAFSGVSANPLAGWVAKEVLRNGGSANLAETDELIGAEEYVLSRVRDLDVARRFLSMVERFEERAAWHGHTAEGNPSGGNNLRGLYNISIKSIGAARKKDPEVRLDEVVEYGERMDAPGFYFMDSPGNDLESVAGQVASGANLIFFTTGNGSITNFPFVPTIKFVTTTGRYRLLEDEMDVNAGAYLDGTPMEELGRRTFDLTLRVASGERTAGERAGHSQVSIWREWRQTGPGNLDRLLDSPTPDGEPLAVVGSRPSGGWTYEAVRGGRGPAADRVGLIMPTSLCSGQIALRIAQKLDESGLGEGKLSRFVALPHTEGCGVSGGSSEEIYGRTVLGYLAHPLVGAALLLEHGCEKTHNDYFRALLSSRGLDPEAFGWASIQLDGGIERVTRRVEEWFEAALAGMGEMEGFEVGLENLRLGLHAAGPLSEGAALALAGVTLAVVGAGGTVVVPGRGALLESRAYRQAVLGDVRPRITLAYGQVAENPGLHVMETPTTHWVETATGMGATGVEVMLAHVAGRPLQAHRMIPLVQVSSDPGTVERYAEDLDAVLAGDAGRWTESLMEAIMLVASRRYLPKLFGRGNVAFQLTRGLLGVSL from the coding sequence TTGGGTGCGTACGAGCGGGTTGGCTTCGAAGAGGTCGGACGTCTCCCGGACCCTCGGGACAACGCTGCGATCGCCGTGCGCACCCTGAAGGCCGGGACGCGGGTCATGTGCGGCGAAGATGAGATCGTGATCCGGCACACCGTACTCGAGGGGCACCGCTTCGCCGTGCGCGCCATCCGGAGTGGGGACCCGCTCCTCTCCTGGGGGCTCCCGTTCGGGGAGGCGGTGCGCGGGATACCGCCCGGAGGGTACCTGTGCAACGAGAAGATCCTGCGGGTTCTGAGAGAGCGGCGCGTGGGCTTCGGGCTCCCGCGGGAGGCCAACTTCACCGACGCACCGCTTATGCCCTACCGGCTCGACGAGGAGCGCTTCCGCCCGGCGGAGCAGGTGCCTCTACACCCGGATCGCGCCACGTTCTACGGGTACCGGCGTGGCGGCGGACGCGGGGTCGGGACCCGCAACTACGTCGTGGTCCTGGGGATAACCTCGCGCACCGGCTCCTTCGCGAAGGCTCTGGAGCGCAGGATGAGGGCGGCCGCCGGCGGGCATCCCGGCCTGGACGGCGTCGTCGCCGTCGCGCACACCGAGGGCGGCGAGGACCGCACGCCCAACAACCTCGACCTCCTGCTCCGGACGCTCGCGGGGTTCATGGTCCATCCCAACGTCGGGGCCGTGCTCGCGGTGGACGAGCCGGGGGCGCCCGTGACCGGCGAGATGGTGCGCCGCTACGCCTGGCAGGGAGGCTACCCGCTCGGCGACGTCCCGCACCGCTTCATGACGCTCGATTGTCCCTTCGAGACCGGGCTGCGGCGGGCGGAGAAGATCGTCGCGGGCTGGCTCGGGGAGGTGGGACGCGCCCGGCGCACCGAGGAGCCGCTTTCGGGGCTCAGGGTCGCGCTGCAGTGCGGGGGCTCCGACGCCTTCTCCGGCGTCTCGGCCAACCCGCTCGCCGGATGGGTGGCGAAGGAGGTGCTCCGGAACGGCGGGAGCGCGAACCTGGCTGAGACCGACGAGCTGATCGGGGCGGAGGAGTACGTCCTCTCGCGGGTGCGCGACCTCGATGTCGCCCGCCGCTTCCTCTCGATGGTGGAGAGGTTCGAGGAGCGCGCCGCCTGGCACGGGCACACCGCCGAGGGCAACCCCTCCGGCGGGAACAACCTCCGCGGGCTCTACAACATCTCCATAAAGTCCATCGGGGCGGCGCGCAAGAAGGACCCGGAGGTCAGGCTCGACGAGGTCGTCGAGTACGGCGAGAGGATGGACGCACCGGGCTTCTACTTCATGGACAGTCCCGGCAACGACCTGGAGAGCGTCGCCGGTCAGGTCGCCTCGGGGGCGAACCTGATCTTCTTCACCACCGGCAACGGCTCGATCACCAACTTCCCGTTCGTACCCACCATCAAGTTCGTCACCACCACGGGCCGCTACCGGCTGCTCGAGGACGAGATGGACGTGAACGCCGGGGCCTACCTGGACGGCACCCCGATGGAAGAGCTCGGCCGCAGGACCTTCGATCTCACCCTGCGCGTCGCATCCGGAGAGAGGACCGCCGGGGAGAGGGCCGGGCACTCCCAGGTCTCGATCTGGCGCGAGTGGAGGCAGACCGGCCCGGGGAACCTCGACCGTCTTTTGGATTCGCCCACCCCGGACGGCGAGCCGCTCGCGGTGGTGGGCTCCCGGCCCTCCGGGGGATGGACCTACGAGGCCGTGCGGGGCGGGCGCGGGCCCGCCGCGGACAGGGTCGGGCTCATCATGCCGACCAGCCTGTGCTCGGGGCAGATCGCGCTGCGCATCGCGCAGAAGCTCGACGAAAGCGGCCTCGGCGAGGGGAAGCTCTCCCGGTTCGTCGCGCTGCCGCACACCGAGGGGTGCGGCGTCTCGGGCGGCTCCTCCGAGGAGATCTACGGCCGCACCGTCCTCGGCTACCTCGCCCATCCGCTCGTCGGAGCCGCTTTGCTCCTGGAGCACGGCTGCGAGAAGACCCACAACGATTACTTCCGGGCGCTCCTCTCCTCCCGCGGGCTCGACCCGGAGGCGTTCGGCTGGGCGAGCATCCAGCTCGACGGCGGGATAGAGCGGGTGACGCGCCGCGTGGAGGAGTGGTTCGAGGCGGCGCTCGCGGGGATGGGGGAGATGGAGGGCTTCGAGGTCGGGCTAGAGAACCTCCGTCTGGGGCTGCATGCCGCAGGGCCCCTCTCCGAGGGAGCGGCGCTCGCGCTGGCCGGTGTGACGCTCGCCGTGGTCGGGGCGGGAGGGACCGTGGTGGTGCCGGGGCGCGGAGCCCTGCTCGAGAGCCGGGCCTACCGCCAGGCGGTTCTCGGGGATGTGAGGCCCCGCATCACCCTCGCCTACGGACAGGTCGCGGAGAATCCGGGGCTGCACGTGATGGAGACACCGACCACGCACTGGGTCGAGACCGCGACCGGGATGGGTGCGACGGGGGTGGAGGTGATGCTCGCGCACGTGGCGGGCCGCCCGCTGCAGGCGCACCGGATGATCCCGCTGGTGCAGGTCTCCTCCGACCCGGGAACGGTAGAGCGGTACGCGGAGGACCTCGACGCGGTGCTCGCGGGGGATGCAGGGAGGTGGACCGAATCGCTGATGGAGGCGATCATGCTGGTCGCCTCCCGCCGCTACCTGCCGAAGCTCTTCGGGAGGGGGAATGTCGCCTTCCAGCTCACGCGGGGCCTTCTCGGCGTCTCTCTGTAG